The Terriglobia bacterium genome includes the window CAGCTGGAGGTAAACATCGGCGGCGCGGAAGAGCGTCTCAGGATCGGAAGGCGGCGTTTGCAGCCCCTGCTGGAGCAGATCGCGGGCGCGCGCGGGGCGTCCCAGCACGGAGTAACAGTCTGCCAGGGCCAGCTTCTTGGCGTTGTCGCGAGGGTTGATCTTGAGCTCCCGCTCCATCATCTCCGCTGCGCGCTGGTAGGCAGTGCGGCCCTTGTCCTTCTGTCCGGGCGCCCAAGTGTAGGCTGACGCGGCGTTCTGCCAGATGCGGGAATCCTTATCGTTCCATAGCAGCGCCTTCTCGTACATGCGCGCCGAATCGCTGTATCGCCCGGCCGAAAAATATAGCGCGCCCAGGTTCACGTAGGCACGGTAGTTGGGCTGGATGGCGAGCGACTTTTCAAAGAGCTGCTGCGCTTCCTGGTACTTGCCCTGAAAGAAGTAGACGCCGCCGAGATTGGTATACCCGCGAACGTTCTCCGGCGCCAACTCGATGGCTCGGCGGAACTGGGCGGCCGCCTCGTCGTAGCGGCCAGCCTGGTTGTAGAAGGCGCCGAGCGCACTGTAGCCTCCCCAGTAATCCTTGCGCATCTCGATCGCGCGCCGGTAAGCGTCCTCGGCCTCCTTGGTTTTTCCCAGCGACGCATAGGAGGTCGCCAAGCCGCGGTAGGCGGCATCGCTGGTCGCATCCAGGTCGAGCGCGCGTCCGAATTCCTTGACGGCATCTTCGTAGCGGCCTGTCCCCTGGTAGATCAGGCCGAAGGTGACGTGCACCGGCGCAAGCCGATCGTTAAGACGGGCGGCGTTGCGGCAGGCTTGCATCGCCTTCGGAATCGAAGCCGAGTCCTTGCTCTCCTGGAACTGCCGCCAGTACGCCTCGCCAAGCGCGGCGTAGGCCAGCGCAAATCCGGGATCCGTCTTAATGGCGGTGTTGAACAGCTCGACCGCCGATTTCAGATTGTTGGGATCGGCGTAATCCAGCAAGTATCCCCGCCCGCGCACGTAGTACTGATAGGCATCGGGGCGCGCCGCCACGGCTGCCGCTTCGCCCGGCCGTGCCTCCACGTCGAGCATGGCCAGTAACTTGTCCACCACCTCACGCTCGGCTGCCGCCAGGTTCCGCAGATCGGCATTCACCACCGCGCCATTCAGGTTGCGCCGAGTCTGCGCGTCCACCAGGCTGTACGTCACCTGGTTGTTGGCCGCGAAATTCCAACTGCCTTCCACCACCAGGGTGACGCCAAGTTTCTTGCGCGCGTCCTCCGCCGAGCTGACGCCCTGCAACCGGACTTCGCTGCTCGGGACCACCTCTACGCCGGAGCGCTTGCTGACTTGCGCCAGCCGGGCCGTCAGCAACTCGGTCAAGCCACGGCAGAGAGCCTGGTTCTCCGCCTTGCCGCCGATCGCCTCAAACGGCAACACGGCCACCACCTTGGCCCTGGGCGGCGCGGAGACTAGTTGCGCAGGCGCACTCCGGCGCGACAAAAACGGCGGCAGCGCCACGCCGGCGAGCAACAGGGCGCTAATGGCGATGACTGCCAGCCACCCCACGCGCGTCACGGGTCGTTGTGGCACAGCGACTTGCTCCAGATTGCGGCCTGACACCAGCCGCTGCAGGTCCACCTGGATCTCGCGCGCTCCCTGGTACCGGAGCCGCGGGTCCTTGTCCATCGCTTTGCGGATGATCGCTTCCAGCTCCGGGGAAATCTCCGGGTTCAGCGAGCGCACCGGCGGGGGCTCCTGGTGAAGAATGGCCTCCACCAGCGCGCCCACCGATGGGTGCGAGTGCGGCTGCCGTCCGGTTGCCATTTCGTACAGCACAACTCCCAGCGCGTATAAGTCCGAGCGGTGGTCGGGCTGCGACCCGTGCAGTTGTTCGGGAGACAAATACGGCAGCGTGCCGGCCAGGGCCGAGGTTTGCGATTCACTTTGGTTGGTGGACTGGTCGCTCATCGGCAACAACCGCGCCAGCCCGAAGTCCAGCACCTTGGCTTGCTCGGATGGCGTAATCAGGATGTTCGCCGGCTTCAAATCGCGGTGCACCACACCTTGCTTGTGGGCCTCATCGAGCGCTGACGCCAGTTGCATGCCGAAGGTCAAAATGTCGGCCTGCTTCATGGGCCCGCGCACCAGCCGGTCGGCCAATGTGTGCCCGGCAACGAATTCCATGACCAGGAAATCAGCGTCGCCGGCGCTTTCGAATCCGTGCAGGGTTTCGATGTTCGGGTGATTGAGGCGGGCGAGCGTCAGCGCTTCCTGGCGAAAGCGCTTGCGCGTGGATTCGTCTCGGACTACGCCGGCGGGCAGCAGCTTCAGCGCAACGTCGCGCTCCAGGACCTCGTCATGCGCGCGATAAACCACTCCCATGCCGCCTTCACCGATGCGTTCGATGAGACGGTAGTGGCCGTACGTCTGGCCGCACACCGGGGAGGTGGCCATTGCGGACCTCTGGTTCCGA containing:
- a CDS encoding protein kinase, which gives rise to MATSPVCGQTYGHYRLIERIGEGGMGVVYRAHDEVLERDVALKLLPAGVVRDESTRKRFRQEALTLARLNHPNIETLHGFESAGDADFLVMEFVAGHTLADRLVRGPMKQADILTFGMQLASALDEAHKQGVVHRDLKPANILITPSEQAKVLDFGLARLLPMSDQSTNQSESQTSALAGTLPYLSPEQLHGSQPDHRSDLYALGVVLYEMATGRQPHSHPSVGALVEAILHQEPPPVRSLNPEISPELEAIIRKAMDKDPRLRYQGAREIQVDLQRLVSGRNLEQVAVPQRPVTRVGWLAVIAISALLLAGVALPPFLSRRSAPAQLVSAPPRAKVVAVLPFEAIGGKAENQALCRGLTELLTARLAQVSKRSGVEVVPSSEVRLQGVSSAEDARKKLGVTLVVEGSWNFAANNQVTYSLVDAQTRRNLNGAVVNADLRNLAAAEREVVDKLLAMLDVEARPGEAAAVAARPDAYQYYVRGRGYLLDYADPNNLKSAVELFNTAIKTDPGFALAYAALGEAYWRQFQESKDSASIPKAMQACRNAARLNDRLAPVHVTFGLIYQGTGRYEDAVKEFGRALDLDATSDAAYRGLATSYASLGKTKEAEDAYRRAIEMRKDYWGGYSALGAFYNQAGRYDEAAAQFRRAIELAPENVRGYTNLGGVYFFQGKYQEAQQLFEKSLAIQPNYRAYVNLGALYFSAGRYSDSARMYEKALLWNDKDSRIWQNAASAYTWAPGQKDKGRTAYQRAAEMMERELKINPRDNAKKLALADCYSVLGRPARARDLLQQGLQTPPSDPETLFRAADVYLQLDDRDAAFTWLARAIQAGTPVAEIERDPTWNDLRTDPRYQRLVQPAKANMQH